A window of Hordeum vulgare subsp. vulgare unplaced genomic scaffold, MorexV3_pseudomolecules_assembly, whole genome shotgun sequence genomic DNA:
AAGAGAAAATTATCTACCTTACAAAGGTATCTCGGCGGGATCAAATATATGACGAGATTGCCAGACATTGTGATCGTCCTTGATCAGCAAAAAGAGTATATAGCTCTTCGGGAATGTGCCATTTTGGGAATTCCTACTATTTCTTTAGTCGATACAAATTGTGACCCGGATCTCGCGAATATATCGATTCCAGCCAACGATGACACTATGACTTCAATTCGATTGATTCTTAACAAATTAGTATTTTCAATTTGTGAGGGCCGTTCTCTCTATATAAGAAATCGTTGATTAAGAATATATAGTGAATTCTTGGACAACTGCGTAGATTTATGGAATGACTTACTATATCTTTTTTTGCATAGAATTTGTTTTGCATAGAAAAAAGAAggggaatattgatatatattagAGGGTATTGATATATATTATGATCTGATGTGCTTTCTTGGTATCCTAAATATCAAATTAATAGTTCAAGTTGCTGAGTTGAGAAAGAGATGGTTGAATCAAAAGAATTCCTTTTTTGAAGTTCAATTTTTATCAGAGGACAATATGAAtattataccttgttccattaaaacaCTCAAGGGGTTATACGATATATCGGGTGTAGAAGTAGGCCAACACTTCTATTGGCAAATAGGAGGTTTTCAAATTCATGCCCAGGTACTCATCACTTCTTGGGTCGTAATTACTATCTTGCTAGGTTCAGTTGTCATAGCTGTTCGGAATCCACAAACCATCCCGACCGACGGGcagaatttttttgaatatgtCCTTGAGTTTATTCGAGACTTGAGCAAAACTCAGATTGGAGAAGAATATGGTCCCTGGGTTCCCTTTATTGGAACtatgttcctttttatttttgtttcaaatTGGTCGGGTGCTCTTTTACCTTGGAAAATTATAGAGTTACCCCATGGGGAATTAGCAGCGCCCACGAATGATATAAATACTACTGTTGCTTTAGCTTTACTCACGTCAGCGGCATATTTTTATGCTGGTCTTAGCAAAAAAGGATTGAGCTATTTCGAGAAATATATTAAACCAACCCCAATCCTTTTACCAATTAACATCCTAGAAGATTTCACAAAACCATTATCGCTTAGCTTTCGACTTTTCGGGAATATATTGGCGGATGAAttagtcgttgttgttcttgtttctttAGTCCCCTTAGTAATCCCTATACCGGTCATGTTTCTTGGATTATTTACAAGCGGTATTCAAGCTCTTATTTTTGCAACATTAGCCGCAGCCTATATAGGTGAATCCATGGAGGGTCATCATTGAATTGACTAGTTTTGGAATATAGTATTTTTTTTTTCAGCTTAGCTCAATTCATGCATGGTTCCAGATAATCTGCTTGGTTGCAATAGTTAGAAATGCGTATGAATATATAGCCTAGAGTTGTAGGAGAGAGAATAGAATAGACTATATTATGGAATTTTCAAAGTATATATGCATTAAGGAGGGTGGAGTCAGGCTAGATCTATACTATAATAAATATCCTTAATATCTATAAGTGGAGTCCTCTTTTATGCGGGTTTCCACTTTAAGCAATGATTTTAGAATCCGATTCAATAGAAAATGAGAAAATATGCAAACAAAATAGAAGAAACAAATGTATATAGGATATTGATATTATATTATATATTCCTAGGTTAGATTCATTATCTAATCCGATATATGGATATAGAATTCCCTTCTATGTAGTTCGGACAATTCACATTTCAATTTGATTTCAATTTGTACTTTTTAGTTACTTTACTTCTCCCCAATAGAGCTTAGAAGTAAGAATTTTTTGGTTGATTGTATCCTTAaccatttctttttttttgacacgaggaACTACTCACCATGAATCCACTaattgctgctgcttctgttatTGCTGCTGGATTGGCCGTAGGGCTTGCTTCTATTGGACCTGGAGTTGGTCAAGGTACTGCTGCAGGACAAGCTGTAGAAGGTATTGCGAGACAGCCAG
This region includes:
- the LOC123420288 gene encoding ATP synthase subunit a, chloroplastic, producing the protein MCFLGILNIKLIVQVAELRKRWLNQKNSFFEVQFLSEDNMNIIPCSIKTLKGLYDISGVEVGQHFYWQIGGFQIHAQVLITSWVVITILLGSVVIAVRNPQTIPTDGQNFFEYVLEFIRDLSKTQIGEEYGPWVPFIGTMFLFIFVSNWSGALLPWKIIELPHGELAAPTNDINTTVALALLTSAAYFYAGLSKKGLSYFEKYIKPTPILLPINILEDFTKPLSLSFRLFGNILADELVVVVLVSLVPLVIPIPVMFLGLFTSGIQALIFATLAAAYIGESMEGHH